A single Aspergillus chevalieri M1 DNA, chromosome 3, nearly complete sequence DNA region contains:
- a CDS encoding glycoside hydrolase family 15 protein (CAZy:GH15;~COG:G;~EggNog:ENOG410PK47;~InterPro:IPR011613,IPR008928;~PFAM:PF00723;~go_process: GO:0005975 - carbohydrate metabolic process [Evidence IEA]), whose translation MASTTGYCPIEDYGLIGDMHTAALVSKSGSIDFMCWPVFDSPSVFCRLLDKSRGGYFSITANPECNASSKQKYVPYTNILETRWMHEDGVVHVLDYFPIAKGQEAAPTNILTGICPCYERYKAKFDDALQYRHSAVVRKVTCVREKLDMDVELFPAFNYARDGHEVVCHFSGEAFTRSQTQSLIFKSATETLRVDVHAEVTDERQKTPPGVQLELQDKEGLKGQGLSAKLKLSIGQSVTFIIHSDEVAVPESNVGLCISKLERNTFNFWASWTRQCTYNGHYREQVLRSLLILKLLTYKPTGAIVAAPTFSLPEDIGGSRNWDYRFSWVRDTAFTLYVFLKNGYTEEAEQYMSFTFDNILPSAKAHANEDQFLPIILTIRGDSEIPEMELSHLEGYRGSSPVRIGNAATGHIQHDIYGALFDSIYLYNKHVGPISYDQWRAIRSIVNRVRKLHKTPDMSIWEVRGEKQHFVYSKIMLWVTFDRAIRLAEKRSNLPCPELIEWRTTRDEIYEDVMEHGYNMDRGFFSMSYENKKMMDASVLIAPLVFFIAPDDPRLLSTMKNILQSPEVGGLTTAKMVLRYDHAMAHDGLDGKEGAFVMVTFWLVEAMGRVSASSLVKDFS comes from the exons ATGGCAAGCACAACAGGATACTGCCCCATAGAAGATTACGGTCTGATCGGGGACATGCACACTGCTGCCCTGGTCAGCAAATCCGGCAGCATCGACTTCATGTGCTGGCCAGTTTTCGACTCCCCATCCGTCTTCTGTCGCCTCCTCGACAAATCCAGAGGCGGGTACTTCTCTATAACAGCGAACCCGGAATGCAATGCATCTAGCAAACAGAAATACGTTCCCTACACTAACATTTTGGAAACGAGATGGATGCACGAAGATGGCGTTGTGCATGTCCTTGATTATTTCCCTATCGCAAAGGGGCAAGAGGCGGCGCCGACGAATATTCTCACTGGTATTTGTCCGTGTTATGAACGGTATAAGGCAAAATTCGATGATGCGTTGCAGTATCGGCATTCTGCAGTTGTGAGAAAGGTGACTTGTGTGCGTGAGAAgttggatatggatgttgaGCTTTTCCCAGCTTTTAACTACGCGCGAGATGGGCATGAAGTGGTTTGTCATTTTTCTGGAGAGGCATTTACCAGATCTCAGACGCAGTCGCTCATATTTAAGAGTGCAACTGAAACTTTGCGAGTTGATGTACATGCGGAGGTTACCGATGAAAGACAGAAAACGCCCCCAGGTGTACAATTGGAACTGCAAGATAAGGAAGGTCTCAAAGGACAGGGACTATCCGCAAAACTGAAACTTTCCATCGGGCAATCTGTGACTTTCATCATCCATAGTGACGAAGTCGCCGTCCCAGAAAGCAACGTTGGACTCTGCATTTCCAAACTCGAACGAAACACGTTTAACTTCTGGGCCAGTTGGACACGGCAGTGCACATATAATGGCCACTACCGGGAGCAAGTGCTGAGAAGCTTACTGATACTGAAGCTGCTCACATACAAGCCCACAGGGGCAATTGTAGCGGCTCCAACCTTTTCGCTCCCGGAGGATATAGGAGGTTCCCGGAACTGGGATTATCGCTTTTCATGGGTCCGCGACACAGCTTTCACGCTATATGTCTTTCTCAAGAATGGATACACTGAAGAAGCCGAGCAGTACATGAGCTTCACATTTGACAACATCCTTCCCTCAGCAAAAGCCCACGCAAATGAGGACCAATTCCTCCCCATCATCCTCACCATACGAGGTGATTCTGAAATCCCTGAAATGGAACTATCACACCTTGAGGGATATCGCGGCAGCAGCCCCGTGAGAATTGGGAATGCAGCAACTGGACACATCCAGCATGACATCTATGGCGCGCTATTCGACAGCATATACCTTTATAACAAGCATGTCGGTCCAATCTCATACGACCAATGGCGTGCAATCCGAAGCATAGTCAACCGTGTCCGCAAGCTGCACAAGACACCCGACATGTCGATCTGGGAAGTTCGCGGCGAGAAGCAGCATTTCGTGTACTCTAAAATCATGCTCTGGGTAACTTTCGACCGCGCGATCCGGCTCGCTGAGAAGCGCTCAAATCTTCCCTGCCCGGAGCTCATTGAGTGGCGCACCACGCGCGATGAGATATATGAAGACGTGATGGAACATGGTTATAACATGGACCGGGGGTTCTTCAGCATGAGCTatgagaacaagaagatGATGGATGCTTCTGTGCTTATTGCGCCATTGGTGTTTTTTATTGCACCGGATGATCCTAGGTTGTTGTCGACGATGAAGAATATCTTGCAGTCGCCTGAGGTTGGAGGGTTGACGACTGCGAAGATGGTGTTGAGATATGATCATGCGATGGCTCATGATG GACTCGACGGCAAAGAAGGCGCCTTTGTCATGGTCACGTTCTGGCTTGTCGAAGCCATGGGACGAGTAAGTGCCTCTTCGCTGGTCAAAGATTTTAGTTAA
- a CDS encoding alpha/beta hydrolase (COG:I;~EggNog:ENOG410PRI8;~InterPro:IPR003140,IPR029058;~PFAM:PF02230;~TransMembrane:1 (i120-141o);~go_function: GO:0016787 - hydrolase activity [Evidence IEA]) yields MSFPEPHIHAPTTTYTHTIILLHGRGSFGPKFAEELFSSNTSNNQNLPTALPNVRWVFPTSRDRWDTKFEEEIPAWFDAYSLTDIEERQELQVEGLRESVKYVLEVLEKEIKLVGDAGKVFLGGISMGMAVVVWVVVYYLASGTGKGKALGGVLGLCGWCPFARQVEERLSAADAGEEGGDCGAEFQRLVSSMLGQTIPVAGNQEGVSPASIPVCLLHGIDDAFVSVELGRQAAGRLQRMGMPVEWHEYTGAENEGHWIKEPEGFDEIVKFLCSR; encoded by the coding sequence ATGTCCTTTCCAGAACCACACATCCATGCTCCAACCACAACGTACACGCATACAATAATCCTCCTCCACGGCCGTGGCAGCTTCGGCCCCAAATTCGCCGAAGAACTCTTTTCCTCCAACAcctccaacaaccaaaaTCTTCCAACTGCTCTCCCAAATGTCCGCTGGGTGTTTCCAACATCCCGCGATCGCTGGGATACCAAGTTTGAAGAAGAGATACCGGCGTGGTTTGACGCGTATTCGCTTACCGATATTGAGGAGCGGCAGGAGTTGCAGGTTGAGGGCCTCAGGGAGTCAGTAAAGTACGTCTTAGAGGTTCTGGAGAAGGAGATCAAGCTAGTTGGGGATGCTGGGAAGGTGTTTCTTGGTGGTATTAGTATGGGGATGGCAGTTGTGGTTTGGGTTGTTGTTTATTACCTTGCTTCTGGCACGGGGAAGGGGAAAGCATTAGGCGGGGTACTTGGACTCTGTGGATGGTGTCCGTTTGCTAGGCAGGTCGAAGAGCGTCTCTCTGCTGCCGACGCTGGTGAGGAGGGTGGTGACTGTGGTGCTGAGTTCCAACGGCTGGTGTCTTCTATGCTTGGTCAAACCATTCCTGTCGCTGGGAATCAGGAGGGCGTATCACCCGCGAGCATTCCCGTATGCCTCCTCCACGGAATAGATGATGCTTTTGTATCTGTTGAACTGGGTCGACAGGCGGCTGGGCGTTTGCAGCGGATGGGAATGCCAGTGGAGTGGCATGAGTACACTGGGGCGGAGAATGAAGGGCACTGGATTAAGGAACCGGAGGGGTTTGATGAAATCGTCAAGTTCCTATGCAGTCGTTGA
- a CDS encoding uncharacterized protein (BUSCO:EOG09263A3Y;~COG:S;~EggNog:ENOG410PI99;~InterPro:IPR028115,IPR018626;~PFAM:PF09804,PF14831): MAPNKRKPLGLEVPRTAATLESPPGIAALFAIRFDIKTGYVIAWKRSISDVEVEGVVEYKSLPSGLHNVAEDLVYFVHEEYAGLSAFINLPAEEAERNAKMFAVGVLVPLSFGRLGKSWRHIPKLKELVQQYAQDMSNSKPLDEYWDTYQVRGPDVLPPESPLDSPISVRFNRPDPSHRHRAFSDAMVLESSSRPALTPFHPASSLSHFVDSFGPLIFPLYRAALLRKRILLMTEAPVHEPCNYVYDLSLLASLPNSVLPLLPPHNLPTPRPRPLFNVGIHDIPYLSSFIGCSPRDSERDSAWIACSTDSVLAMKPELFDVLVTVPAPYTKDAAERIYPKITVQAPSKPGIASIQTELRATQRDARRYTRLRQGLRHLSRDENSQVVDPNDDGASLNDAVDDNSDTASTFSSSPVIEPLSWAQLAYTSFIWWASAGEKREGLSEEEEEQQIEQDTRLLASVENLSHPDQQPGNTEKQPPEVALVAYFRRLTAQIFIILADVVARHDSDGQESVDDDSQPYHDEPDDEGDANPSVTVARQSTQEGDDDQSPLLQPGRNDKDGEDIYDPNTVIITTEDMTEMGLDVWSATDRVFAEELVRLWWSRQARVDSARIRCCGITIL; this comes from the exons ATGGCTCCTAATAAGCGGAAGCCCTTGGGGCTTGAAGTGCCCCGTACGGCAGCTACCCTCGAATCGCCGCCCGGCATTGCGGCGCTGTTCGCAATCCGCTTCGATATCAAGACTGG ATACGTGATCGCCTGGAAGCGCTCTATCTCAGATG TTGAGGTCGAAGGTGTCGTCGAATACAAATCGCTCCCCTCAGGCTTGCATAATGTCGCAGAGGACCTGGT GTACTTCGTTCACGAAGAGTATGCCGGTCTTAGCGCATTCATCAACCTACCCGCGGAGGAAGCCGAACGCAATGCGAAGATGTTTGCTGTTGGTGTTTTGGTTCCATTGAGTTTCGGAAGACTGGGAAAGAGCTGGAGGCATATCCCGAAACTCAAGGAGTTGGTGCA ACAATACGCCCAAGATATGTCCAACAGCAAGCCATTAGACGAATACTGGGACACATATCAAGTTCGGGGCCCCGATGTATTACCGCCTGAGTCGCCGCTCGACTCCCCGATCAGCGTCCGGTTCAATCGGCCTGACCCCTCGCATCGCCACCGCGCCTTCAGCGACGCCATGGTGTTGGAATCGTCCTCGAGGCCGGCCTTGACACCATTCCACCCAGCGTCTTCCCTTTCACATTTCGTCGATTCTTTCGGACCTTTGATATTCCCACTATACAGAGCTGCACTGCTGCGCAAGAGAATCTTGCTCATGACTGAAGCGCCGGTACATGAGCCCTGTAACTATG TATACGATCTTTCCTTACTAGCCTCCTTACCCAATTCCgtccttcctctccttcctccgcaTAATCTACCCACCCCGCGGCCCCGTCCACTTTTCAACGTCGGCATCCATGATATTCCATACCTCTCTTCGTTTATCGGGTGCAGTCCCCGCGACAGCGAGCGGGATTCGGCCTGGATTGCCTGCTCAACCGACAGCGTCCTGGCTATGAAACCAGAACTCTTCGACGTCCTGGTTACAGTACCGGCTCCCTATACCAAGGACGCGGCGGAGAGAATATACCCCAAGATTACGGTGCAGGCACCTTCGAAACCGGGAATCGCCTCAATTCAAACCGAGCTGAGAGCCACACAACGAGACGCTCGTCGTTACACTAGGCTCCGTCAGGGACTGCGCCATCTCTCCCGCGACGAAAACTCGCAAGTAGTAGATCCCAATGACGATGGTGCCAGTCTCAACGACGCAGTCGACGATAACTCTGACACAGCCTCAACCTTCTCATCCAGCCCAGTCATCGAGCCCTTGTCGTGGGCCCAACTCGCCTACACCTCGTTTATTTGGTGGGCATCAGCGGGCGAGAAGCGCGAAGGTCTGtcagaagaagaggaagagcagcAAATTGAGCAAGATACACGTCTTTTGGCTAGTGTGGAGAACCTCTCCCACCCCGATCAGCAACCGGGAAATACAGAGAAGCAACCGCCGGAGGTCGCCCTGGTGGCATACTTCCGCCGTCTGACGGCGCAGATCTTCATTATTCTCGCGGACGTTGTCGCGCGACATGACAGTGACGGACAGGAGTCTGTAGACGATGACTCTCAACCTTACCACGATGAACCTGACGATGAAGGCGATGCGAACCCGTCTGTCACTGTGGCACGTCAATCAACACAAGAAGGCGATGATGATCAATCCCCTCTTCTCCAACCTGGCCGTAACGACAAGGATGGCGAAGACATCTACGATCCCAACACCGTGATTATCACCACGGAAGACATGACGGAAATGGGCCTTGACGTCTGGAGTGCCACGGATCGTGTTTTCGCAGAGGAATTGGTGCGTTTATGGTGGAGTCGTCAAGCACGGGTTGATAGTGCTCGGATCAGATGTTGTGGGATTACGATTCTGTAG
- a CDS encoding EXPERA domain-containing protein (COG:I;~EggNog:ENOG410PN3B;~InterPro:IPR033118,IPR007905;~PFAM:PF05241;~TransMembrane:5 (o27-51i63-83o114-136i148-166o186-206i);~go_component: GO:0016021 - integral component of membrane [Evidence IEA];~go_function: GO:0047750 - cholestenol delta-isomerase activity [Evidence IEA];~go_process: GO:0016125 - sterol metabolic process [Evidence IEA]): MAAVIPPHPYYPIDASIAGYSPNEASVITLLAVASVSSLVLLGTTWTIVNLAKSSLRYGDRFAILWFVLSGTLHCFFEGYFIFNHDRMGSRQDFIGQLWKEYALSDSRYMTSDTLVLCMETITVFVWGPLCYLVAYLTFTQHSLRHPLQIIVCMSHLYGDTLYYATSLFDHYVHGVAYCRPEGYYFWIYYFFMNFIWIVIPFYYLWQSVGTISDALKSVQEMANQRKSR; encoded by the exons ATGGCTGCTGTGATTCCTCCTCACCCTTACTATCCGATAGACGCCTCAATCGCGGGGTATTCTCCCAATGAAGCGTCAGTTATTACGCTTCTCGCTGTGGCCAGCGTGAGCTCTCTCGTTCTCCTGGGAACAACCTGGACCATAGTCAATCTTGCAAAATCGAGCTTGCGCTATGGCGACAGATTTGCTATCCTCTGGTTTGTCTTAT CTGGAACCCTTCATTGCTTCTTCGAAGGTTATTTTATCTTCAATCATGATCGGATGGGATCTAGACAGGACTTTATTGGACAATTGTGGAAGGAGTATGCCCTATCAGATTCGCGGTATATGACTTCAGACACGCTGGTGTTGTGTATGGAGACTATCACCGTG TTCGTCTGGGGTCCGCTCTGTTACTTGGTCGCGTACTTAACTTTCACCCAGCACTCACTCCGGCATCCATTGCAAATAATCGTCTGCATGAGCCATTTGTACGGGGATACGCTGTATTACGCGACGAGCTTGTTTGATCACTATGTCCACGGGGTGGCATACTGTCGGCCGGAGGGTTATTACTTTTGGATCTACTATTTCTTCATGAACTTCATCTGGATCGTCATTCCCTTCT ATTATCTGTGGCAAAGTGTCGGTACGATATCGGACGCTTTGAAGAGTGTGCAGGAGAT